The sequence below is a genomic window from Anopheles cruzii chromosome 3, idAnoCruzAS_RS32_06, whole genome shotgun sequence.
AAGGCCTCACGACGTGGACCGGCACCCGTCCGATTGGTTGCTGACGATCTGTCCGTGGAGGGAAATACGAAAAtagcacagcacacacggTCTTCGAGGTTTTTTCGCGCGCAGGACTTTCCTAATTTAGACTCTTTCCGGATGCACACAGTCTTTGCCAGTTTTGGCGTGTGCTTTGTTTAccttttggttttttgcttcgccaCTGGTACTACACGCAAAATATGCGGCCAAAAAACATTCACAGCTACGTTGATTGGACGAAATGACACAGGCGAAAACGGCTGTTTTCTATTTggtttgttgttccttttcaCGGGTTGCTTTTCCCGTGCCAGGGTGACCATAGGGTGCAGCGGCGAACAAACTCAATGACGCAATTGCATGACTGAATATTATAAAAACAAGAACTCTGACTCATCTGTGATATCTTTGTATATTACAGAACATTTTTTCGATCGTTTGAAGTTGCTCTAACGAATTTAAAAGCACACCCGGCACAGTCGGCGAGTCTCGCACGTTTTCCCAATGATGACAGTGAGGGGCGAACTCGCGCGAGTTGTCAAGTCGCGGCCACTTTGACAGTGTGGTCGAAGGAACACACTGCCGCAGAAGAGTTGTTCGGATTTCTGTGCTCCCTCCCCCCGACTGGCGGAAGAAGCTATCGAAGGTCTCGTGTTCGGCAGATTGCGGAGGGTTACTGCACCATTTACGGTAGAAACAGTTGTCAGAAAAGTGACCCGTTTCGCGACCGGAAGCTCACCACCGATTACGTACGACGAGAACGAGAAAGTTGCCCTTCAACTCCCACGCCAAACGCGATGCAGAACGACGAGCTAGTTGTGGAACGCAAACTGCGACCAATATGGGGTAGGTGTGCATAGTTTGATGAGCGTGAGAATTGGTCCACGACGGAGCGGAGCACCGCCAGTGCCGTCGTCATGAAGTGTTGTGAAATTAGGTTGCACCGCAAGCCGGATCAACACACCGCACTATGCATCCCGATGAACGCATCGCAGCATACATTGCATGTTGCATCCTACTGTTTTCATTTGCTACTGGAGGCTAATTTCCTTAGACCGGTTTCAggaaagccggccggccgggcggccttTATCATCCCGTCGCATGCTGAACATTCTTTCCTCCAACAAGGAACTATGCACACGGTACACGTTTGTTTAACTATTTTTAGATTCGATCGAAATGGGAAATTACAAAAAAGCCCTGCAGGATGCGGACAAGAtgctgaagaagaagccgACGCTGCAGTGTGCCCGTGCCCTGAAAGCCTGGGCGTATTTGCGGCTGGGACGCGATGATGAGAGTGCCGCGCTGATCAGTACGCTGGAACAGGAACAACCCACAGAGCCGACGACCCTGCACGCCTTGACGCTCTGCTATAAGGAGATGCGCCAGCTGGCTCGCATCTGTACGCTCCTGAACAACGCAATCCGGCAGGTGCCGGGCAGTGAAGAGCTTCTGTCGCAGCTGTTCATTGCCTACATGCGCATCGACGACTTTAAGTTACAGCAAACGGTGGCGCTTCAACTGTACAAGCTGCGTCCGCGTAATTCATACTACTTCTGGGCCGTCATTAGCCTGGTGCTGCAGGCACTGCGCGGTCCGGATGCGAACGATGCGCAGAAGGCGACACTGCTGCTCACCCTCGCCCAGCGAATGGTGGACAAGTTCATCGCGGAGAACAAGCTCGAGTGTGCGCAGGAAGCACAACTTTACCTGCAGATACTGCAGGAGCAGCACAAGTATCGCGAGGCGTACGATTTTCTCACCGGTGCCTTATGCCAGAAATTGTTTCCCGGTGCACCGGTCTATCTGCGGATCGATCTGCTAAAGCAGCTTAACCGATGGGCCGAGCTAAACCGACTGCTGAAGGAGCTGCTACTGCAAGAGTACGTCCTTTCGCGCCAATTGCTACGGAATCTGCTTATTTACTGTTAAACTAATTACAGGCAAGATCGTTGGGATTACTATCAGGATTACATTGCGGCCACGTTCCGGCTGATCGAATCGGGCGAAAAGCCTGACGGGACCGATCATACGGTGGAAATGTGTCATGAGTTTTTGTGCGGCATTATTGAGACTCAGCCGAAAAAAATCCGTGGCCCGTACCTGGCCCGGCTCGAATTGAACCGATGGATGATCGAACAGCGGTACGGTGAGGAGCATCAGATTGGTAACATGGCCGACATGCTGGCGGAGTACTTCGAGCTTTTTCACGATAAACCATGCTGTGCGCACGATATGAAGCTTTTCCTGGAGTACGTGACGCCAGCCACCGAGCGAAGAGTCCTTGCGACGACACTGCTAAACGCGTCGTCCGTCACTTCGACCAGACTGCCGGGAAGCGTATGTAGCGATGCGAACGAAGGCGAACGAATGAGAACAATCTTTtagaggtttttttttttaaatttttctaGAAGGAACAAATGCAGCGACATATCTGCACACTACAAATCGCTCGCTACAGCGGGGCTCACGAGATCGTTAACGAAAAATTGTTGCATGCAATCTACACGACGCTCAGTTTGCACTACGAACACGGCTACAATGCATACGGGAAGGGGCTTCTCATCACCGATATGGGTCCATCGGATTCCTATGCCCTGTTGGCCGGTAGGTGGCTCACTGCTCGTGCTTCCGACACTCGTTTCTAACCTGAGCCTTCTGGCCATTCCAGCGCACATAATGTACGATCGTGCGTGGTGCTTGCAGCGCTCGGAGCCGGTGGTTGAAGCGCTCACGCTGCTCACCTATCTGCTGACCAACAGCCCGAACAACTTTCACGCCAAGCTGCTCTGCCTGCAACTGTACCACCGGCTCGGCCTCATCCAGCTGGCCCATGCCGTGTACGAATCGCTCGACATCAAACACATTCAGCTCGATTCGCTCGGGTATCTCCACTGCACCCAGCTGGTCGCTGGCGGGTTTCCTGCCATCGCCAAGAACGTGTACGAACGGTCTGCGTCGTTCTTCGTGAACGAATACGAAGGGTACGACGCGCTGCCGAAAGCATCGTACAACTTTGGAACCTACTCGAAGATAATGGAAATCGTCGATTTCCGGAATCGGCTCGCCAACAGTCTGCACTCGGCGCACGTGTCCGTCGAAGCGTTactcctgctggtggtgggttcgGGGGGCACACTGGCCCAGTGTTTAACCGCCTACCGCCAGGCGCGCCCAGCAAAATCGGACAAGGATCGCATTGTATGGGACAAGCTGCAGGATAATCGCGATCTCACGATCTTTTTGTGCTGGGATCCACCGGCGGAAGACGGTGAGGAGAACGGTGTGAGTGGGGAAGGCGTCGCGTCGATAAAACCTACTGGTGCTGCACTCGAGGAGCGTCGGGAAGCCGTTCGAGCGGTCAGTTTCGCCCAAGAGTACGATCTGCTCCGTTTGCGATCGAGTTTATCGCGCTTGGTGTTCGGGCTCGTAGAGTTGCACATCCGCGGCTCGGAGGTTGGCTTCGGCACTGTCCGGGAACTGTGGTACGAGTGGACGAAGTTGACGGCGGAACTGGGAGATGGGAAGCGACACCAGCCGATCAGCGCTCGGTATCTAGTCAATCTGCTGCCATCGCGTTTGCACCTGTACCTGCGGCTACCGTATGGTAGCGTCTTCACGCATCTGGGCCATTTTGTGCTGGGCGTTTGGCAAGGTTGCATGGACGACACCGAGACAACGGATCTCCATAATGGTCCCAGTAATGGCGGTAGCAGC
It includes:
- the LOC128271535 gene encoding phagocyte signaling-impaired protein isoform X1: MQNDELVVERKLRPIWDSIEMGNYKKALQDADKMLKKKPTLQCARALKAWAYLRLGRDDESAALISTLEQEQPTEPTTLHALTLCYKEMRQLARICTLLNNAIRQVPGSEELLSQLFIAYMRIDDFKLQQTVALQLYKLRPRNSYYFWAVISLVLQALRGPDANDAQKATLLLTLAQRMVDKFIAENKLECAQEAQLYLQILQEQHKYREAYDFLTGALCQKLFPGAPVYLRIDLLKQLNRWAELNRLLKELLLQEQDRWDYYQDYIAATFRLIESGEKPDGTDHTVEMCHEFLCGIIETQPKKIRGPYLARLELNRWMIEQRYGEEHQIGNMADMLAEYFELFHDKPCCAHDMKLFLEYVTPATERRVLATTLLNASSVTSTRLPGSKEQMQRHICTLQIARYSGAHEIVNEKLLHAIYTTLSLHYEHGYNAYGKGLLITDMGPSDSYALLAAHIMYDRAWCLQRSEPVVEALTLLTYLLTNSPNNFHAKLLCLQLYHRLGLIQLAHAVYESLDIKHIQLDSLGYLHCTQLVAGGFPAIAKNVYERSASFFVNEYEGYDALPKASYNFGTYSKIMEIVDFRNRLANSLHSAHVSVEALLLLVVGSGGTLAQCLTAYRQARPAKSDKDRIVWDKLQDNRDLTIFLCWDPPAEDGEENGVSGEGVASIKPTGAALEERREAVRAVSFAQEYDLLRLRSSLSRLVFGLVELHIRGSEVGFGTVRELWYEWTKLTAELGDGKRHQPISARYLVNLLPSRLHLYLRLPYGSVFTHLGHFVLGVWQGCMDDTETTDLHNGPSNGGSSDSISINSVEATDSLERLTAAAERCAKDVQIVFETIGRTIETYNESVDLLWSWKVTHEIVNGCVEILSLMVFTLAACHEYAQSTATQSSTGGTKKAKKQTTDSCTKSATNNSTANTASSTVRARSIVPEKERLPLVTLVLRELKQKINETDTLLGIASWKVPVINEALSDAMERLSLQEGSVSAKITSSMSSEVRELRRLLKDKLKMINKSI
- the LOC128271535 gene encoding phagocyte signaling-impaired protein isoform X2, giving the protein MQNDELVVERKLRPIWDSIEMGNYKKALQDADKMLKKKPTLQCARALKAWAYLRLGRDDESAALISTLEQEQPTEPTTLHALTLCYKEMRQLARICTLLNNAIRQVPGSEELLSQLFIAYMRIDDFKLQQTVALQLYKLRPRNSYYFWAVISLVLQALRGPDANDAQKATLLLTLAQRMVDKFIAENKLECAQEAQLYLQILQEQHKYREAYDFLTGALCQKLFPGAPVYLRIDLLKQLNRWAELNRLLKELLLQEQDRWDYYQDYIAATFRLIESGEKPDGTDHTVEMCHEFLCGIIETQPKKIRGPYLARLELNRWMIEQRYGEEHQIGNMADMLAEYFELFHDKPCCAHDMKLFLEYVTPATERRVLATTLLNASSVTSTRLPGSKEQMQRHICTLQIARYSGAHEIVNEKLLHAIYTTLSLHYEHGYNAYGKGLLITDMGPSDSYALLAAHIMYDRAWCLQRSEPVVEALTLLTYLLTNSPNNFHAKLLCLQLYHRLGLIQLAHAVYESLDIKHIQLDSLGYLHCTQLVAGGFPAIAKNVYERSASFFVNEYEGYDALPKASYNFGTYSKIMEIVDFRNRLANSLHSAHVSVEALLLLVVGSGGTLAQCLTAYRQARPAKSDKDRIVWDKLQDNRDLTIFLCWDPPAEDGEENGVSGEGVASIKPTGAALEERREAVRAVSFAQEYDLLRLRSSLSRLVFGLVELHIRGSEVGFGTVRELWYEWTKLTAELGDGKRHQPISARYLVNLLPSRLHLYLRLPYGSVFTHLGHFVLGVWQGCMDDTETTDLHNGPSNGGSSDSISINSVEATDSLERLTAAAERCAKDVQIVFETIGRTIETYNESVDLLWSWKVTHEIVNGCVEILSLMVFTLAACHEYAQSTATQSSTGGTKKAKKQTTDSCTKSATNNSTANTASSTVRARSIVPEKERLPLVTLVLRELKQKINETDTLLASWKVPVINEALSDAMERLSLQEGSVSAKITSSMSSEVRELRRLLKDKLKMINKSI